In a genomic window of Narcine bancroftii isolate sNarBan1 chromosome 7, sNarBan1.hap1, whole genome shotgun sequence:
- the LOC138739095 gene encoding uncharacterized protein yields the protein MDPKEDVQSSALKLRFKPVRLSEGRTQQLSEQEAGRVPVFRTVATAGVVAEALTAGAPPAGELKSCHSTAIVVALQNASSITTVFPDIDSGKMIKEIWLKDNPDLQSPGIAGGTLREIFIRSQTARKDTKLREGTEDPMVSKKQQDPIMHESTSVEMSVKDLEDKIYSVSSHLANFVNLFISKINAMAEVINGAFKLETIERFEMCDQGLVDAQDQLQDENRIIETLQIQNKNLAKKVDYLENQSRRNNVKIVGLPEGIEGPDPRKFFTEWIPRVLGQDKFPEGLILECAHRVLRRKSFSGQNPRSVLIRCLNYCDRETILRTAIRNAQQNRSPLMVQNNPVFFYQDLSQEIMFQRRKFNSVKERLWKKRHKGTFRYSAVLKIF from the coding sequence atggatccaaaggaggacgtgcagagttcggcattgaagcttcgttttaagccggtgaggctctctgaaggtcgcactcaacagctttcagaacaagaggctggacgggtgccagtgtttcgcacggtggccactgcaggtgttgttgctgaggctttgacagctggggcgccaccagctggagagttaaagagttgtcattcgactgctatagtggtggcgctgcaaaatgcatcttcaattacaacggtttttccagacatcgattcagggaagatgattaaagagatttggcttaaagataaccctgatcttcagtctcctggcattgctggggggactttgagagagatttttatacgaagtcaaactgctagaaaagatactaaattaagggaagggacagaagatcccatgGTCTCTAAgaaacagcaagaccccattatgcatgaatctacttctgttgaaatgtctgttaaggatcttgaagataagatatattctgtatcgagtcacttagctaattttgtgaacctgtttatttccaagattaatgcgatggcggaagtcattaatggagcttttaagcttgaaaccattgaaagatttgaaatgtgtgatcaaggtttagtcgatgcacaggatcaactgcaagatgaaaatagaataattgaaacattgcagatccaaaataaaaatttagcaaaaaaggttgattatttggagaatcaatctagacggaacaacgtgaaaattgttggtttgccagaaggcatagaaggaccagatccaagaaaattttttactgaatggattccacgagtgttaggacaggataaattccctgaaggtttaatactggaatgtgctcatagagttttaagaagaaaatctttttcaggacagaatccaagatctgttttgatccgttgtttaaactattgtgacagagagacaattttacgtacggctattagaaatgcccagcaaaatagatctcctttgatggttcagaataatcctgttttcttctatcaagatttgagtcaagaaattatgtttcaacgacgcaaatttaattctgtgaaagaacggttgtggaaaaaaagacataagggaacattcaggtattctgcagtactgaagattttttag